The Bacteroidales bacterium genomic interval CCGACTGGCTACCGGCTACTGGCTACTGCTTCCCGCCTCCTGCTTCCTGCTTCCCGCCAACTGCCAACTGTCAACCGGAGAGCAGCTAAAGCATGGTAAACCGTTATCCGGGGAAACGTGAACGGATGAAATCGGGGAACAGCAGGATTTTGTTTGACTGTTCCCTGCTGATCAAAAGGTGCTCGAAATCACGTGCCTTATGTTTAAGATTAATCGTGCCGATCAGATCGAGCAATTGTTGTTTAAGTTGAATATCATTCCGGATGCCGGAAGATTGTTCCAGGAAAGAATAATCCGGGGATGTTCTCGATAAAAGAAACATGCTGTCGTAAAAATCGCGGCCTTTCTTTCTGCTCAAGAGCGTTGAAATTTTCATGGCACATATAACTTCGGGTGTGGGTGTCTGAAAATTGAAAATGTGGCCACAGCCCTTTATCAGTCTGACCTCCGGGGTATAATTCACTCCCTGATCCTGGCTTTCGATCTTGATCAGGAACTTTTCATCCCGAAAGGGGCTAAGCTGGTTTTCGAATAAAAGCCCCGGAAAAACAAGATTTCTCCTGTATGCTTTCAGCGTTTTGTCCTTTTCTTTATCATCTGCCATTACATTAAAACCTGATTTTTGAATAAACCGGACGATACGATCGGTCATCTCTATGAAAGTAATAGCATCCAGCTCTTTGTGGTCAAAATCGATATCTTCTGAAAACCTGTCAATTCCATGAAACAACCGCAGGCTTGTGCCGCCTATGAAATTAAGTTGACTGGCATACTTTGAGTTTGACAGGAAGTCAAGGATCAGATACTGCAAGTATTCACGCAGGATGAACCTGGCGTAATTCTTTTGCTGCAACGGTTCAGGAAACCACTGTTTTATGTTTTCAAAATCGATCATAGGTTGTATATTTCCAGCATCAGGCGGATACGCCGGGTGAGTGACTGATTCTTCATTTCATCAAGATCGTGCAGCAGGCTTGGCGTATGAATGCTGTCAAGCATCATTTGCCGGTCGAGTCTCAGGTTCGCTATTTCATCCGGATCATTGTATTCCGGGTACAGATAGAAAAGATCGATCAATGCTTTTTCGGGAGTGGCGAACAGAATGGATACATCATTCATTTTTCTCGGTTCATACCCCGTAAAAAACGCGGGTAGCATGGTCTGATAGGTAAAATATCCTGCAGGATTATGAAAGGAGGTAGTTTTCAGGGTAGTGACGGAGGTTATGTCGCTGATCATCTCGGGTATGATCCCATAAAAGCTCAGGGCATAATGCAGGCTTATATAC includes:
- a CDS encoding nucleotidyl transferase AbiEii/AbiGii toxin family protein, with amino-acid sequence MIDFENIKQWFPEPLQQKNYARFILREYLQYLILDFLSNSKYASQLNFIGGTSLRLFHGIDRFSEDIDFDHKELDAITFIEMTDRIVRFIQKSGFNVMADDKEKDKTLKAYRRNLVFPGLLFENQLSPFRDEKFLIKIESQDQGVNYTPEVRLIKGCGHIFNFQTPTPEVICAMKISTLLSRKKGRDFYDSMFLLSRTSPDYSFLEQSSGIRNDIQLKQQLLDLIGTINLKHKARDFEHLLISREQSNKILLFPDFIRSRFPG
- a CDS encoding type IV toxin-antitoxin system AbiEi family antitoxin domain-containing protein; this encodes MFQEFKNALFDQIVISTHQVNLLFPGFDPRNLTRWTKKGYVVRLRKGLYTFPEYLKREGLHLYFANRMYRPSYISLHYALSFYGIIPEMISDITSVTTLKTTSFHNPAGYFTYQTMLPAFFTGYEPRKMNDVSILFATPEKALIDLFYLYPEYNDPDEIANLRLDRQMMLDSIHTPSLLHDLDEMKNQSLTRRIRLMLEIYNL